The bacterium DNA window AGGTACGGATTCTGAAGAGCCCAGAGATACGCCTTCATGGGAATCTTCATATCGCCCGGGATAACGCGGTCAAGCTTCTCAAGCCGTTCCGGCGGGATGAAGAGTTTATCGCTTCCGGGATACACGGGCCGTGCGGCTTTCATCGCGATCACCCCGACACCATGCTCGTTTGCATGACGAACCGAAGCATAACTGAAATCGCCGTTCACAATGCTGTAGGCTATCATAACCGCATCGAACACACCCGTTTCCACGGCGGTGAGAAGAATCCCCGCGGGATCGGTATGCGCCGAAAGGCCGGATGCCCTGATCTTGCCGTCACGTTTGAGACGGTCGAGCGCTTCGTGAATCTCAGGTATGACAACCTCTTCGGGTGAATTCGCCCCATGGGGACACATGAACAGGTCGAGATAATCCGTTTTGAGACGTTTCAGGCTCCCTTCGACCGAATCGATTATTCTCGAATAATACTCTTTCCTCCGGTCGATACGGTCACCGTAATACGATTCCATTACATTGCTGAAATAGGCTTTCTGAATCTCGGTGTGCTGCCATGTTCCATACCGCCCCATGTACCTCGATTCCTTGATTCCGCGGCGCGCGATAAGCTCATCGGCTTCACT harbors:
- a CDS encoding aldo/keto reductase → MKNNRISRRHVLTAGSAATVGLALQKTAAHSAPSARAAADNKPPEWRNRQPGMAYRRLGRTGYMVSEIVMGGNTISPDNNRHVALAVDMGLNYFDTSPAYGGGKSEEGYGELLKKSSFREKVFVNSKVSIFDSNRSDFYWKLYQTLDEKEQKKIQSEADELIARRGIKESRYMGRYGTWQHTEIQKAYFSNVMESYYGDRIDRRKEYYSRIIDSVEGSLKRLKTDYLDLFMCPHGANSPEEVVIPEIHEALDRLKRDGKIRASGLSAHTDPAGILLTAVETGVFDAVMIAYSIVNGDFSYASVRHANEHGVGVIAMKAARPVYPGSDKLFIPPERLEKLDRVIPGDMKIPMKAYLWALQNPYLTCVNCDMVNENHVRDNLTLAGKKIGLVSPEDQSGFTN